A genomic segment from Segniliparus rotundus DSM 44985 encodes:
- a CDS encoding purine-cytosine permease family protein: MTQLRPSVERQGTAQVPAYERSGTPFSHTRVWAAASLNPFVVSYGFFVIDFGLSWPWAVCVVLVGCVAGYVLLGFVAALGPAAGQPTMALSRRVFGTAGNVLPCSISYVALLGWGAVNLVLAVLTAVAFNDRFVHGAAGHVRLVCFVVLASAVVTAAVCGYRLIMALQPWFACVAAAAVAGYVFLTGSLVQLPEGILRPSCAQLVGATVFVIAAGGLAWVMAGADYSRYLPESSKVRSVRVWTAIGGGLPSAALMLYGVLLCASRPDVGEEVRRNPVGALADVAPAWYGPVFLLVAMVGFTSNAAVNLYSSGLNLLALGAPLRQPAAMAASGALTVAAGGHVVFVSPKFSATFESVLDLLGVPIAAWCAVFLVAAASTADWSAPPDPSLAFGRVAAVIGASFAGLGWIDPADPAFRSLAGYLLTDQARQQGWGAANTGVLAAFVLGLVFVRVFAFRPSGTRRA; this comes from the coding sequence ATGACGCAGCTGCGGCCCTCGGTCGAACGCCAAGGAACCGCGCAGGTCCCTGCTTATGAACGATCGGGCACGCCGTTCTCCCACACCCGCGTGTGGGCGGCGGCGAGCCTGAACCCGTTCGTGGTGTCCTACGGCTTTTTCGTCATCGATTTCGGTCTGTCTTGGCCTTGGGCCGTGTGTGTCGTCCTCGTCGGCTGCGTCGCGGGGTACGTCCTCCTCGGCTTCGTCGCCGCGCTCGGGCCCGCAGCGGGACAGCCGACCATGGCGCTCAGCCGTCGTGTCTTCGGCACGGCGGGCAACGTCCTGCCCTGTTCGATCAGCTATGTGGCGCTTTTGGGGTGGGGCGCGGTGAACCTGGTGCTCGCGGTGCTCACGGCGGTCGCGTTCAACGACAGGTTCGTGCACGGGGCGGCCGGGCACGTCCGGCTCGTGTGCTTCGTGGTCCTCGCTTCGGCGGTCGTCACTGCGGCTGTCTGCGGGTATCGGCTCATCATGGCTCTGCAACCCTGGTTCGCTTGTGTCGCCGCGGCGGCGGTCGCAGGCTACGTTTTCCTCACGGGGAGCCTGGTCCAGTTGCCCGAGGGCATCCTTCGGCCGAGTTGCGCGCAGCTCGTGGGCGCAACGGTGTTCGTCATCGCCGCGGGCGGCCTCGCATGGGTCATGGCGGGGGCGGATTACAGCCGCTATCTGCCCGAGTCGTCGAAAGTTCGCTCCGTCCGGGTCTGGACGGCGATAGGCGGAGGGCTCCCTTCGGCCGCGTTGATGCTCTACGGGGTGCTGCTCTGCGCGTCCAGGCCGGATGTCGGCGAAGAGGTCAGACGAAATCCGGTCGGAGCCCTCGCGGATGTGGCTCCGGCTTGGTATGGCCCGGTTTTCCTCCTGGTCGCTATGGTCGGGTTCACGAGCAACGCGGCGGTGAATCTCTATTCTTCCGGGCTGAATCTGCTCGCGCTCGGCGCCCCGCTGCGCCAACCGGCCGCTATGGCCGCCAGCGGGGCATTGACCGTGGCGGCGGGCGGACATGTTGTCTTTGTGTCCCCGAAATTTTCGGCGACATTCGAGTCGGTCCTCGATCTTCTGGGGGTGCCGATCGCGGCGTGGTGCGCGGTCTTTCTCGTCGCGGCCGCTTCGACCGCGGATTGGTCCGCGCCGCCGGATCCGAGCCTCGCCTTCGGGCGTGTCGCGGCCGTGATCGGCGCGAGCTTCGCGGGCCTCGGTTGGATCGACCCCGCCGACCCGGCGTTCCGGTCGTTGGCCGGTTACTTGCTCACCGATCAGGCCAGGCAGCAGGGGTGGGGAGCGGCGAACACGGGTGTGCTGGCCGCGTTCGTCCTCGGGTTGGTGTTCGTCCGGGTGTTCGCGTTTCGCCCATCAGGAACACGCCGGGCCTGA
- a CDS encoding fatty acyl-AMP ligase, translating into MKNATGFTDYLTTVRAWADTRPEHVAVGFLTEKSGRLEAQEWSYRELLSRGDAVAAQLREEHQPGETALLLYPPGLSFVAAFFGCLASGVIAVPAPIPDGRDKAKERLAGIVADSGARTILTDTTTAALLAGWAATLPGKVRVRPTDSIPADRGGSFEPLAAKPSDIAFLQYTSGSTSDPKGVMVTRGNLAHNVREIQRSVHSSEDTSMVSWLPQFHDMGLIGMILHPLFIGGSSRFLSPVTFIKRPIQWIRAMSDHAATFAMVPNFAFDLVARRYNADDFDGVDLSSVRYIFNGSEPVQLESMRRFTELLSPKGLAPNAVLPVYGLAEATLFVTATSPGTAAVRASVDRDALADNRLVLVPADEPNARVLVASGHPQSLEVIVVDADGWRLGDGRVGEIWIRGESVAAGYWNRPELSAHTFGASPVGETGGWLRTGDLGALLGGELFITGRVKDVIIVNGRNLHAHDIEAAARSAAPELARGVGAAFAVGSPERLVLVHEIRPEDIESRSPDDVAASVRTAIFADFATPLSDCLLVPKGSVSRTTSGKIRRSHMRELYENGQLQPFAEAANEHV; encoded by the coding sequence TTGAAAAACGCAACCGGTTTCACCGACTATCTCACGACCGTGCGGGCATGGGCGGACACTCGGCCAGAGCATGTGGCAGTCGGATTTTTGACAGAAAAAAGCGGGCGGCTCGAGGCGCAGGAATGGTCGTACCGCGAGCTCCTCTCCCGCGGCGACGCTGTTGCCGCGCAGCTGCGCGAAGAACACCAGCCTGGCGAGACAGCACTCCTGCTGTATCCGCCGGGCCTCTCCTTCGTCGCAGCGTTCTTCGGCTGCTTGGCTTCCGGCGTCATCGCAGTGCCGGCGCCCATCCCTGACGGCAGGGACAAAGCCAAAGAGCGCCTCGCGGGCATCGTCGCCGATTCCGGGGCGCGGACCATCCTCACCGACACGACGACCGCCGCCCTCCTCGCCGGATGGGCTGCAACCTTGCCCGGCAAGGTGCGCGTCCGCCCGACTGATTCGATCCCAGCCGACCGAGGCGGCAGCTTCGAGCCTCTTGCGGCGAAGCCGTCCGACATCGCGTTCCTCCAGTACACCTCCGGGTCGACGAGCGACCCGAAGGGAGTGATGGTCACCAGGGGGAACCTGGCGCACAATGTGCGGGAGATCCAAAGATCCGTCCATTCCTCCGAAGACACCTCGATGGTCAGCTGGCTGCCCCAGTTCCACGACATGGGCCTGATCGGCATGATCCTGCATCCCCTGTTCATCGGCGGGAGCTCGCGTTTCCTCTCCCCTGTCACGTTCATCAAACGGCCGATCCAATGGATCCGCGCGATGTCGGACCACGCGGCGACTTTCGCAATGGTGCCGAACTTCGCCTTCGACTTAGTCGCCCGCCGCTACAACGCCGACGATTTCGACGGCGTCGACCTCTCCAGCGTCCGCTACATCTTCAACGGCTCCGAACCCGTGCAGCTCGAATCCATGCGGCGGTTCACCGAGCTGCTGTCCCCCAAGGGGCTCGCGCCGAACGCGGTGCTGCCGGTCTACGGCCTCGCCGAAGCCACCCTGTTCGTCACTGCCACATCGCCTGGGACCGCCGCGGTCCGCGCAAGCGTGGACCGCGACGCGCTGGCCGACAACCGACTGGTCCTCGTCCCCGCCGACGAGCCCAACGCCCGCGTCCTCGTCGCGAGCGGGCACCCGCAGAGCCTCGAAGTGATCGTGGTCGACGCGGACGGCTGGCGGCTGGGAGACGGCCGCGTCGGCGAGATCTGGATACGCGGCGAAAGCGTCGCCGCTGGTTACTGGAACCGCCCCGAACTCTCGGCGCACACGTTCGGAGCCAGCCCGGTGGGAGAAACTGGAGGCTGGTTGCGCACAGGCGACCTCGGCGCGCTGCTCGGCGGCGAATTGTTCATCACCGGCAGGGTCAAAGACGTCATCATCGTCAACGGCCGCAACCTCCACGCCCACGACATCGAGGCCGCCGCGCGGTCAGCGGCCCCCGAGCTGGCGCGCGGCGTCGGCGCGGCGTTCGCCGTGGGCAGCCCGGAAAGACTCGTGCTGGTCCACGAAATCCGACCGGAAGACATCGAAAGCCGTTCGCCCGACGATGTCGCCGCTTCGGTGCGAACCGCGATTTTTGCGGACTTCGCGACACCATTGAGCGATTGCCTGCTCGTTCCCAAAGGCTCGGTGTCGCGGACCACGAGCGGCAAGATCCGCCGTTCCCACATGCGCGAGCTCTATGAGAACGGCCAACTGCAACCGTTCGCCGAAGCGGCGAACGAGCACGTCTGA
- a CDS encoding acyl carrier protein, with translation MATPVAIDDWLTTKIAGYLSMPPDHVDRDRSLADYGLGSVHAMTLCGEIEDAFGVEVESTLAWDYPTVNALSEYLGALAASEV, from the coding sequence ATGGCAACACCTGTGGCAATCGATGACTGGCTCACGACGAAGATCGCCGGATACTTGTCGATGCCGCCCGATCACGTCGACCGGGACCGGAGTCTGGCCGACTACGGCCTGGGCTCGGTCCACGCGATGACCCTGTGCGGCGAGATCGAAGACGCCTTCGGCGTCGAGGTCGAGTCCACTCTGGCATGGGACTACCCGACGGTGAACGCTCTGTCGGAATATCTCGGCGCACTTGCGGCCTCGGAGGTGTGA
- a CDS encoding type I polyketide synthase, whose product MEIDVAGMACRFPGAPDLGGFWDLLLQSRHSTREIPENRWRSDEYFSPGPVRPGRSNTRHASFIDDPEQFDFGFFGIAPNEAAASDIQQRLVLQTAYHALEDAGIDPRELRGSDTGVFVGVMASDWGALHLADYAGMTPQRGVGNGLSMIANRVSYSLDLAGPSLSVDTACSSSLTAVHLAANALRGGECGIAIAAGVNLMLTPSLSIFYAQAGLSAPDGRCRPFAQSANGIGRSEGVGAVVLRRAEDRPDNAPSPYAAIHGSFVGQDGRSNGITAPSRRGQERVIRCALRSAQRSGSEIDFVEAHGTGTVLGDMIEAQALGTTCGDRAHRPALVMGSVKGNIGHAEGAAGIAGFIKACLSVHHRTVPASLFAQDENPALTLGQRGIRLAKSAEKLPQGQVFAGVSSFGMGGTNAHVVIGSTPRRRRPTRPGGVGVLTVSANNTAALRRNLRDVTEKFGETDHWARYCYSTNQVKSGGQRRIALVARDGADLEKEALVAEHRLTQQAELPSRGRRPRIAFLYTGQGAQYRSMALAARDDHPGFAAALEAADALVRPSFGGSVMQAIERGEDHRGRPLDDTAVAQPALFAVQYALTQALAEHGVRPHVVLGHSVGEIAGCVAAGVLTAADAGALAVERGALMGALPAGGAMLAARLSAHDARHIISGEVALAAVNGATSVVFSGPAEQIRRIAAQLAERGTRTRALRVSHAFHSPAMTAAADPLAAAAPTPATEGNGVAMISSVTGEALKPGSVDGEYWRNQLLATVEFDAALRSLAETKPTHVVEIGPQAVLLGLLHASGLLSDSVRTAPIPRDGASGLEFADALAQLWQSGADVRWSPLYQERDRVITRLPSYVFADEERFFASAATVGPTRAAAATRSDKESVPDLSQADAQLEAVLAADAPEPGGTSDRSRGMSADTVHSAVIRVLATVGGHREEVLRPTADLREDLGFDSVQAMQFADRIASEVDMPQQLDPTAFGEDLVTVADLTRLVVARAGLDRLSNNAAQR is encoded by the coding sequence ATGGAAATAGATGTCGCAGGCATGGCGTGCCGCTTTCCTGGGGCGCCGGACCTCGGCGGGTTCTGGGATCTGTTGCTCCAATCCCGGCACTCGACTCGCGAAATCCCGGAGAACCGCTGGCGGTCAGACGAATACTTCTCCCCAGGCCCCGTGCGCCCAGGGCGCTCCAACACCAGGCACGCGTCGTTCATCGACGACCCTGAACAGTTCGACTTCGGTTTCTTCGGCATTGCTCCCAATGAGGCGGCCGCTTCGGACATCCAGCAACGGCTCGTTCTGCAAACGGCCTACCACGCGCTGGAAGACGCCGGGATCGACCCACGCGAACTGCGCGGTTCGGACACCGGGGTGTTCGTCGGCGTGATGGCGAGCGACTGGGGCGCGCTGCACCTGGCCGATTACGCGGGCATGACCCCCCAACGCGGGGTCGGCAACGGGCTGAGCATGATCGCGAACCGTGTTTCCTATTCTTTGGACTTGGCCGGGCCGAGCCTGTCGGTGGACACCGCGTGCTCGTCGTCGCTGACTGCTGTGCATCTGGCCGCCAACGCCCTGCGAGGCGGCGAATGCGGCATCGCGATCGCGGCCGGAGTGAACCTGATGCTCACCCCCTCGTTGTCGATCTTCTACGCACAAGCGGGCCTTTCCGCCCCGGACGGGCGGTGCAGGCCCTTCGCGCAATCCGCCAATGGCATCGGGCGCAGCGAAGGCGTCGGGGCGGTGGTCCTGCGCCGCGCTGAGGACCGTCCGGACAACGCCCCCTCGCCGTACGCGGCGATCCACGGCAGCTTCGTCGGGCAGGACGGACGCAGCAACGGCATCACCGCGCCCAGCAGGCGCGGGCAAGAACGAGTGATCCGCTGCGCGCTGCGCAGCGCGCAGCGCTCCGGCTCTGAAATCGACTTCGTCGAGGCCCACGGCACGGGCACTGTCCTCGGTGACATGATCGAAGCACAGGCGCTCGGCACGACGTGCGGCGATCGCGCGCACCGCCCGGCACTGGTGATGGGCTCGGTCAAAGGGAACATCGGCCACGCGGAGGGCGCGGCGGGGATCGCCGGATTCATCAAAGCGTGCTTGTCCGTGCATCACCGAACGGTCCCGGCAAGCCTGTTCGCCCAGGATGAGAACCCAGCCCTCACATTGGGACAGCGGGGCATCCGACTTGCCAAATCCGCCGAGAAACTGCCCCAAGGGCAAGTGTTCGCAGGCGTGAGCAGTTTCGGCATGGGCGGCACCAACGCGCATGTGGTGATCGGCTCGACGCCGCGGCGGCGCCGTCCGACCCGCCCAGGCGGCGTGGGAGTGCTCACAGTCTCTGCGAACAACACCGCCGCGCTGCGGCGCAATCTGCGCGATGTGACGGAGAAGTTCGGCGAGACGGATCACTGGGCACGGTACTGCTATTCGACGAACCAGGTGAAGTCCGGCGGCCAGCGCCGAATCGCCCTTGTCGCCCGCGACGGCGCGGACCTGGAGAAAGAAGCCCTGGTGGCCGAGCACAGGCTCACCCAGCAGGCAGAATTGCCATCGCGGGGCAGACGACCGCGAATCGCGTTCTTGTACACCGGCCAGGGAGCGCAGTACCGGTCTATGGCCCTGGCGGCGCGTGACGACCATCCAGGCTTCGCGGCCGCCCTGGAAGCGGCCGACGCTCTTGTTCGCCCGTCGTTCGGGGGATCGGTCATGCAGGCGATCGAGCGCGGCGAAGACCATCGGGGGCGCCCCCTGGACGACACGGCAGTGGCCCAGCCCGCCCTGTTCGCCGTGCAATACGCGCTGACACAAGCGCTCGCAGAACACGGGGTCCGCCCTCACGTCGTGCTCGGCCACAGCGTCGGCGAAATTGCGGGATGTGTGGCGGCGGGTGTGCTCACCGCCGCCGACGCGGGGGCTCTCGCCGTCGAGCGGGGCGCGTTGATGGGGGCGCTCCCTGCGGGCGGCGCGATGTTAGCCGCTCGGCTTTCAGCGCACGACGCCCGCCACATCATCAGCGGCGAGGTGGCTTTGGCGGCTGTGAACGGAGCGACCAGCGTCGTGTTCTCCGGTCCCGCCGAACAAATCCGACGAATAGCGGCACAGCTGGCGGAAAGGGGCACGCGCACCCGAGCGCTGCGCGTCTCCCACGCCTTCCACTCGCCCGCGATGACCGCAGCGGCGGACCCGTTGGCAGCAGCCGCGCCCACGCCAGCGACGGAAGGGAACGGCGTGGCGATGATTTCCTCAGTGACCGGCGAGGCCCTGAAGCCCGGATCTGTGGACGGCGAGTACTGGCGGAACCAGCTGCTCGCCACGGTGGAGTTTGACGCGGCGCTGCGCTCGCTCGCCGAAACGAAGCCCACGCATGTGGTCGAGATCGGGCCGCAAGCGGTTCTGCTCGGACTGTTGCACGCCTCCGGCCTGCTGTCGGACAGCGTGCGGACCGCTCCTATCCCGCGCGACGGCGCGAGTGGGCTCGAATTCGCCGACGCTCTCGCGCAGCTGTGGCAATCCGGGGCAGATGTGCGATGGTCGCCGCTGTATCAGGAGCGCGACCGCGTCATCACCAGGCTCCCCTCGTACGTCTTCGCTGATGAAGAGCGGTTCTTCGCTTCTGCGGCGACCGTGGGCCCGACGCGGGCCGCCGCAGCGACCCGGTCCGACAAGGAGAGCGTCCCCGACCTCTCGCAAGCCGACGCCCAACTCGAAGCGGTCCTCGCCGCCGACGCCCCCGAACCCGGCGGCACATCGGACAGGTCGCGGGGCATGAGCGCCGACACCGTCCACAGCGCCGTGATCCGAGTCCTGGCCACAGTCGGCGGACACCGGGAAGAGGTGCTGCGCCCGACAGCGGACCTGCGCGAAGACCTGGGCTTCGACTCTGTGCAAGCGATGCAGTTCGCGGATCGGATCGCATCGGAAGTGGACATGCCGCAACAGCTCGATCCGACTGCGTTCGGAGAGGACCTGGTCACTGTCGCCGACCTGACCCGGCTCGTCGTCGCCCGCGCGGGTTTGGACCGGCTGTCGAACAATGCCGCGCAACGATAG
- a CDS encoding 3-oxoacyl-ACP synthase III family protein, giving the protein MAQTHILSIGTALPGPPIDNPALCKRIGAQPEWIDLFVGTRTRHFSVDFETGEQTHTLADLAASAARQALTRADVDPGEVGFLVLGTATPDYLMPTTANLVADTLGLNQIPTFQLQSGCSGAIAAFEVGARMLDEDRRIGLVLGGDRCFKHLPLDRDTSSAMSPSELINFVLFGDGAGAAVLSLDPDGAQLQITSLINQFRGLGRERGQLVNWFGTADRHLDLPGLQEDYKAIEKWVPELSKEVLSALLQTAGVAREDLDFLLPPQLSGRMTERIVQHMGPAANCKEISVVADTGNTSNALPFLQLDELVQTIRPGENAAVVAIESSKWIEGGMMVEAVA; this is encoded by the coding sequence ATGGCCCAGACGCACATCTTGAGCATCGGCACCGCGTTGCCCGGCCCGCCCATTGACAACCCCGCCCTGTGCAAGCGGATCGGCGCGCAACCAGAATGGATCGACCTGTTCGTCGGCACCCGCACCCGGCATTTCTCCGTTGACTTCGAAACCGGCGAGCAAACCCACACACTCGCCGACCTCGCCGCCTCGGCTGCGCGCCAGGCCTTGACGCGGGCAGACGTCGACCCTGGCGAGGTGGGGTTCTTGGTCTTGGGCACCGCAACGCCCGACTATTTGATGCCCACCACCGCGAATCTGGTCGCAGACACTCTCGGACTGAACCAAATCCCTACTTTTCAGCTGCAATCGGGCTGCTCCGGAGCCATAGCCGCGTTCGAGGTCGGCGCGCGGATGCTCGACGAGGACCGGCGGATCGGGCTTGTGCTCGGCGGCGACCGATGCTTCAAACACCTGCCGCTCGACCGCGACACGAGTTCGGCGATGTCCCCTTCCGAGCTCATCAATTTCGTGCTGTTCGGCGACGGCGCGGGCGCGGCGGTCCTTTCGCTCGACCCCGACGGAGCACAGCTGCAGATCACCTCGTTGATAAACCAGTTCCGAGGGCTCGGGCGGGAGCGAGGACAACTTGTCAACTGGTTCGGCACCGCTGACCGGCACCTGGACCTCCCCGGCCTCCAAGAAGACTACAAAGCGATCGAGAAATGGGTTCCCGAACTGTCCAAGGAAGTCTTGTCCGCGCTGTTGCAGACGGCGGGCGTCGCACGGGAAGACCTCGACTTCCTCCTGCCGCCGCAACTGAGCGGCCGGATGACCGAGCGCATTGTGCAACATATGGGTCCCGCTGCGAACTGCAAGGAGATCTCCGTGGTCGCGGACACCGGGAACACCAGCAACGCCTTGCCCTTCCTCCAACTCGACGAGCTGGTTCAGACCATCCGGCCCGGCGAGAACGCGGCAGTCGTCGCGATCGAATCCAGCAAATGGATCGAAGGCGGCATGATGGTGGAGGCAGTGGCATGA
- a CDS encoding HAD-IIIC family phosphatase, with translation MTVEPDTTARALWNSPPIEGRQALAVRFTDVVTALSEADDRAVTRTGAVLKHIETADVPPSVPTARIAVLGTSTLGPLHAPLLGALAARGIAARAEFGDFDRLIAELFDPSTPALAHDPTAVVLLPDGEAVFRRVAVPFTAASAASAVESFVNDLISAIRAFRARSAAPVVVPTLLLSPERSSLLLDLPSRAQLAAAWNRANLRLLELGEEIPGVIPVDMNQLAAHAAGPARDPRLAAYAQAQFTEPVLLGYARQTAAAVAALLGRTCKCLVLDLDGTMWGGVLADDGPLGVVSGEGRVGEAFAEVHDVARQLSSQGVVLAVASKNDDEAARAALTEHPGVRLNVADFAVIAANWDPKPGNVAGIAETLNIGLDSLVFLDDNPSERGAVRAALPQVRTIAANADDPSLSAPALLRDGVFTSLRITDEDRLRPQMYRAETERASFRQSVGAVEDYLAGLETEVTIAAAGEQDVVRLSQLTLRTNQYNLTTARLDPDAVRSVLRRPQSIVKTVRCHDKFGDHGLVGALFAQIDGDRLEIMHFAMSCRVLGRGVEAAALRAVLDEGADRGARDAVGSFVRSAKNGRAADFFRQSDFMPDGADTTDQIGTRTTFVRSLSTLPEPPQHLTVTIMKEKP, from the coding sequence ATGACCGTCGAGCCCGACACGACAGCCCGCGCGTTGTGGAATTCGCCCCCGATCGAAGGCCGCCAGGCGTTGGCGGTCCGTTTCACCGATGTCGTCACCGCACTTTCGGAGGCGGACGACAGAGCGGTGACAAGGACCGGAGCCGTGCTCAAACATATCGAGACCGCCGATGTGCCCCCAAGCGTCCCCACAGCGCGCATCGCGGTGCTCGGCACATCGACCTTAGGCCCCTTGCACGCGCCTCTTTTGGGGGCGCTCGCCGCTCGGGGCATCGCGGCGCGCGCCGAGTTCGGCGACTTCGATCGTCTGATCGCCGAGCTTTTCGACCCCAGCACGCCCGCGCTGGCACATGACCCGACTGCGGTCGTGCTCCTGCCCGACGGCGAAGCAGTTTTCCGCCGCGTCGCCGTGCCGTTCACTGCGGCTTCGGCGGCGAGCGCCGTCGAAAGTTTCGTCAACGATCTCATCTCGGCGATTCGGGCTTTCCGCGCGCGCTCAGCCGCTCCAGTCGTGGTGCCGACGCTGCTGTTATCGCCGGAGCGGTCGTCGCTCCTGCTCGACCTTCCCTCCCGCGCTCAGCTCGCTGCCGCGTGGAACCGTGCGAATCTGCGCCTGCTCGAACTCGGGGAAGAGATCCCCGGAGTGATCCCGGTCGACATGAACCAGCTGGCCGCGCATGCTGCCGGACCTGCGAGAGATCCCCGGCTCGCCGCGTACGCGCAGGCACAGTTCACCGAGCCTGTGCTCCTCGGCTACGCGCGGCAAACAGCCGCAGCGGTCGCCGCGCTTCTGGGGCGCACCTGCAAGTGCTTGGTCCTGGACCTGGACGGGACGATGTGGGGCGGCGTCCTGGCGGACGACGGCCCGCTCGGAGTCGTCAGCGGCGAAGGCCGTGTCGGGGAAGCCTTCGCAGAGGTGCACGACGTCGCGCGCCAGCTCTCGTCGCAGGGCGTGGTGCTCGCTGTCGCGTCCAAGAACGACGACGAAGCAGCGCGGGCGGCGTTGACCGAGCACCCCGGCGTGCGACTGAACGTGGCGGACTTCGCGGTGATCGCCGCGAACTGGGACCCGAAGCCTGGCAACGTGGCTGGGATCGCGGAAACCTTGAACATCGGGCTGGACTCGCTGGTCTTCCTCGACGACAATCCGTCCGAGCGGGGCGCTGTGCGCGCCGCCTTACCGCAGGTGCGCACGATCGCGGCGAACGCAGACGACCCCTCCTTGTCCGCGCCCGCGCTCTTACGGGACGGCGTGTTCACCTCCTTGCGGATCACCGACGAGGACCGGCTGCGGCCGCAGATGTACCGCGCGGAAACCGAGCGGGCGAGCTTTCGCCAATCAGTCGGAGCCGTCGAGGACTATCTCGCCGGGCTGGAGACAGAAGTGACCATCGCAGCGGCCGGCGAACAGGACGTCGTCCGGCTCTCGCAACTCACACTGCGCACCAACCAATACAATCTGACCACGGCCCGGTTGGACCCGGACGCGGTGCGGTCCGTGCTGCGACGGCCGCAGTCCATCGTGAAGACAGTCCGCTGCCACGACAAATTCGGCGACCACGGGCTCGTCGGCGCCTTGTTCGCGCAGATCGACGGGGACCGGCTGGAAATCATGCATTTCGCTATGTCCTGCCGGGTGCTCGGGCGGGGCGTCGAAGCGGCGGCGTTGCGCGCGGTGCTGGACGAAGGAGCCGACCGGGGCGCGCGCGACGCGGTCGGCTCCTTCGTCAGGAGCGCGAAGAACGGGCGGGCGGCCGATTTTTTCCGCCAATCCGACTTCATGCCTGACGGAGCCGACACCACGGACCAGATCGGGACTCGCACGACGTTCGTCCGCAGCCTCTCGACGCTTCCCGAACCCCCGCAACACCTCACCGTCACGATTATGAAGGAGAAACCTTGA
- a CDS encoding acyl carrier protein: MNPAEFHELVVDETSLAIAVDDLKTPLDELPGWDSVYMLKLITAIEQRTGKPVSVSALLDARSLDDVRQAVAA, encoded by the coding sequence TTGAACCCCGCCGAGTTCCACGAATTGGTGGTCGACGAGACCAGTCTCGCCATCGCGGTCGACGACCTCAAAACCCCGCTCGACGAGCTGCCCGGATGGGACTCGGTGTACATGCTCAAACTCATCACCGCGATCGAGCAGCGCACCGGCAAGCCCGTCTCCGTCTCCGCGCTGTTGGACGCCAGAAGCCTGGACGACGTCCGACAGGCTGTCGCCGCCTAA
- a CDS encoding 2-oxo acid dehydrogenase subunit E2: MTRTFAPIPARRRHTLAFLRSIRSAAPVYLDTDVDVSALVAHRASSSKRYSYVTYVLAALGETLRKHPEANVCVGGPWFAPKLAKQTAVDVKLALDKTDEGVRHVASAVIADVAALRLEEIQDEVDRLRDTPAAELEELSGSRALDRLPPLLGSVAFSFATRLPTRARVLGTVAVSSLGHADVRGFYSDGGTVLTIGLGAIRHRPVSVPDGPGKHTVESRPVLPLSLTFDHRALDGAAAAEVLSTLAKTLRDGAAR; encoded by the coding sequence ATGACCCGGACCTTTGCGCCGATTCCCGCGCGGCGCAGGCACACTTTGGCATTCTTGCGGTCCATCCGTTCCGCCGCGCCGGTGTACCTGGACACAGACGTGGATGTTTCCGCGTTGGTCGCGCACCGCGCCTCGTCCTCCAAGCGCTACTCCTACGTGACCTACGTGTTGGCGGCGCTCGGCGAGACGCTGCGCAAGCACCCGGAAGCCAATGTCTGCGTCGGCGGGCCGTGGTTCGCCCCGAAGCTCGCCAAACAGACGGCTGTCGACGTCAAACTCGCGTTGGACAAGACCGACGAGGGGGTGCGCCACGTCGCCTCAGCGGTGATCGCCGACGTTGCCGCGCTCCGGCTGGAGGAGATCCAGGACGAAGTGGACCGCTTGCGGGACACCCCGGCAGCGGAGCTCGAAGAATTGTCGGGCTCTCGGGCGTTGGACCGCTTGCCGCCCCTGCTGGGATCGGTGGCGTTCAGTTTTGCCACCCGACTGCCCACACGAGCAAGAGTGCTCGGCACGGTGGCGGTGAGCAGCCTGGGGCACGCGGACGTCCGAGGCTTTTACTCAGACGGCGGCACCGTGCTCACCATCGGCCTCGGCGCGATCCGGCATCGCCCGGTCAGCGTGCCGGACGGTCCGGGCAAGCACACCGTCGAGTCCCGCCCGGTGCTGCCGTTGAGCCTCACGTTCGATCATCGCGCCCTCGACGGCGCGGCGGCGGCAGAAGTGCTGAGCACCCTCGCCAAGACGCTTCGCGATGGAGCGGCGCGATGA